gtccagtatggttcagtctttattagcttgtggaagaaaacaaagaaaaattcgATCAGTCTctgattgtttttaaaaacggtgctTACCACActaattcagcgagaagatccacagatccggcaacacgtgatcccaaactgaccaatcacaagagaGAACCTctaaccgtctgcgtagcaggcgtgcacgtcaggtctggaagaggtgcacgtcgaGGCTCTACGGAGACGCAGACGCTGTGTAACCTTAAATCCGCCTTAAGACGCACATCGGCGGCACTTTTAAGGTCAAAAAAGTGCTTGAGAAGCTCCGATTCTTCCGGTCAGCAGCAACTGGTCCTAACTGGTCCAGATCAGCCTCAGGAACCCGGTTACCGAGGTCCAGGTTTACTGCTACAGCGAAGCAGGCCTGTGTTTCTGGAAACCTTCGCACTGTAAACAGGAATGAAGCTTTAGGGTTTTACAgtgaaaaaatgcagaaatgacagaaaagaaactcacattttaaattcttcattcCACAATAAAACTAAGtataaatgaaatgtaaatattccAACTTTAAACCCACACGAAGAAGTCCAGTTATTATCCGACGTGCCGCATCTGAGACggatttgtcttttaaatattatttgatGAAGTTGTCGGTAGAAGCATCCAGCAGAAAGATGCCCAGCTGGCAGCTTAGAtccacagaagaagaagttccagtgaGTCAGGAGGGTCATGGACCCAGTGGACGTTTCCTGGACAACAAACTTTTTAACACGACTTCAGGCACATTTCCTACAACAGCTGATCAGTAAAACTGAAGCCGAATCTGActtttattttgctgctttttcaaagtaaaatagCAACTTCCTGTGAGAAATCACCTGACTCCGTTTACCTAAACCACCTGGTCTTCAGCTAGAATTACAATCCAACTTGTTCTTGAGACTGAGGCGGATCTGGTTTCTGAGGCGGATCTAGTTTCTGAGACTGATGTGGATCTGATCTTGTCTCTGCAGCTTGGTTCTGGTAACCTTCAAGGAGGAGGGTGCTACGGTCCGGGTGGTGATGGGTCACGCTGTGGAGGAGGTGACGATCTTGCAGGAAGCGGATCAGAAGACGGCAGCACAGCTCCGGATCTTCTTCCCCCCCCCGACCTCCCCCCACCTGGACCAAGAAgaactgaggaggaggaggggggcgGTCCGGTGGTGGCTGGAGAAGAACCGGGTTCCTGTGGTGGAGGAGGGGGATGAGCTGAGGGTGGCGGGAGTTCTGATTCTTACAGCTCCATATGGACCCGAAGACTGCCGCAGCTCCAACCAGATCATCCTGGACCGCATCCAGAGACTGATCCGGATCCAGCCGGATACTCCAGAGACTGATCCGGATCCAGCCGGATACTCCAGAGACTGATCCGGATCCAGCCGGATACTCCAGAGACCGATCCGGATCTGGTTATCTGGATCTTTCTTtccagttaaaataatttaagctCCGCCCACACTGTGATGTCATCATAGATAAATCATTCATTATCACTTTTACTTTGATCAATCAAGTTGTTCAAATTCAAAGTCGATCAGATAAGTTCAGTTATTGATCTGTGGATTGTTGGAAACGATTGATCCTGATTATAAAGCTGTCAGACTGGACCTGGAATGGGTCCGGGTCCTGATTCTGGTCTTGGTCCTCAGCTATTAAaatacagctgaaacaaagatgTGTCTGAAGTCAATTAAAGctttgtttttgccttcttgaagaaataaaatctattttcctGCAGATCAACCCTGCACCCGACTAATCGCTATAAAGGAGTTTTTCTTTAAGCCTGATttatcaccatggtaaccagtTCTGAACATGTCACTCAGACAATGTTGTCCATCGTCTCTTGGATCCTGGTTCAGCTCCTGGTTCCTGTGACACCATAAAACCTGAAGTGGACGTCTGACTGAATACACATGAGAACTACGTTGGTTCTATCCAAGTCGGAACCAGAGTTGAACCAACATTGTcatgttaccatggaaaccatgCTATCAGTTGGAGATCTGACCCTAATTAGATCACTGATCAGTCTAAATATCAGAATTTTCAATgaatgacattaaaaaataaaattcagaacACTTCACAGAGAACCTGATTCTCCCGTCTTGTGACGGGTCTTGAGACGGTCATGTGACGGGTCAGACAGCATGTGAGAAAAGAGACGTGCAGGCCTCCAGATCTGTGGTAGAAACACTTTATTcccttgttttttaaagaaggcCATATTTACGCTTGTTTACATCTTCATTAACAATAACACAGACAATATCAGGTCCACCAGAACCACTACAGTACCTCTAAGGTTCTGGTCCAGTACCTGAAGGTTCCTGACACACCAACACCTTTTCAGTCTGTGGATAACTACATTATCCATAAGCTCTCTGTACAAGTTCTATTCAATATGAGGTCCAAATGGGTCCAATCAGGTATGACCGGGTCTGATCAGGTCCAGTTAAGTTTGGTCTGGTTTGATGGGTCTGATGTGGTGCAGTTGGGTCTGATCAGGTCCGGGCTCGCACACATGAAGCggaaatgaaaacaactgaaCAGACGAGGCCACAATCAGAGTCTAAGAGCACAAGATTTATATGAGTTCGGACCGGGTCAGGATATTCAGATTGGCCAagacaaaagtttttttctgaGCCAATCAGCTGTAGTGTTAGGTCCTTAAGCTCCACCTCCACTGCAGGCTGAAAACATCTGCTGTTCCTGAGGTCAACTCTGTCCAATCACAGTGCAGGGGGTGTATCCAGCAGGGGGGCGTGTCCCAGAGACTCCCTCTTGTAGGTTTTTGGGGGGAGTTTGGGGACACTGTGACGCGGGGGAACTGGGGGGCCATCCACGGGGgggaggaggggtggggaggggggaGGCATTTTCCTTGAGGTGGGGGTGGTGGAGATGGGGGCAGGGGGAGGAAggggtggagaggaggacaacGCTGTGGAGGCAGAGCAcatggatgaggaagaggaggtagaAGGGAAGAAGGCCTGAGGCAGCAGGTCGCAGCGGGGGCGACCCTGAGGGGGGGGCAGGAGGTGAATGGGAGAGTTGAGGGGCTCCCGAGGAGGCAGTAAGGGGGGGCTGTCTGGTGGGGACGATGAGGACAACGAGGAAGAGTAACGAGGGGGGAGGAGCTTACAGGTCGGCTGGCGAGGAGGGACGGCGGGCGGGTCGTCTGACTGTGACATCATctggggagagagagagatggagggtGAAGAACACTGACAGgatatgatgatgatggtgatgaggaAGACGTACCTTGGAGGGGGACGACTCTGAGGGAGCCGACTCTGGTCGTCTGCGAGGAGGAACGGGTGGAGGAACCGGAGCGTCTTCTGAACCCCGACTGAAACTGATCATGGAGGAGACCGAGGACGACCCTGAGATGGACCAGAAGACAGAACCTGATTTAAGCTCTGATTGGGTCTCGGGTGACAAAACACTGAAAGGAACCAACCAATAAAACTTGTTCGGCATTGAAGGCTAAATCCTGGAGATATGGACCTGGCTCACCAGGCCAAATGTAGACGGTCGTAACCGGCGACAACCCGCCGGGTCGACCGTGTCTGATAAAACGTAATAATGCCAACCAATGTTATCAGCCAGTTTTCCTTTTAACACAGTGATtgatggtttccatggagacagggtATCACACAGATGAGACGTTACACAGATGAGCCACACTGATCTGTTCGACCAGTCTTATCTCTAAGCAGTGCTGGGCGGTACCCTCACCGAGCTGGGCTTTCCGGTAGATGCTGAGACCGGTCTGAGCTGTTCCTTCTGACAGCACAGTCAACATCTGGATCaccatgaaaatattttatttcagatcaattttcatttataaataattaatttagctGTGAATTTTTTaatgtgatggactggtgaccagtAGTGATTAAATAAGCTGTTTATCTCGACACAGTCAGATGTGTTTCTCCTGATGTGGTTAGCTGTGTTTATCCTAACACAGTAAGCCgccttttttaaaagttatttattgttatttgtgtgtttgtgattcctggtagaagacgtaggtacaagcgtgatggagtcaagctgcacacttatctgtggcggtaaggaaggattggctggaaagacaataagctcagtcttggacagatttagctgaaggtggcgatccttcatccatgcggagatatcagcaacatgctgatattcacattgagacgttgtgtcgtcaggtcggaaagaaaggaaaagctgagtgtcatctgcatagcagtggtaggagaaaccacgagagctaatgatgcaccgagtgaggaggtgtatggtgaaaagagaagagggccaagcaccgagcactgaggcacccctgttgtcaggtcatgtgatctggacacgccccctcaccaagatactttgaatgatctccctgtgaggtaggacaaccacgagaggacagatcctgagatgccaagctccgagagtgtggagaacagtatatgatggttgaccgtgccaaaggcagcagacaggtccagcagtataaggactgaggattgaccagcggatctggcaacccgtagggaatcagtaactggcaggagagcagtttcagtagagtgaccttgcctatagccagattgatatggatctaacaggttgttgtcttggaggaactgtgagacctgactgaagatggcacgctctagtagtttagacatgaatggaagcagtgagaccggccggtagtttccagcctgggctgggttgattgtgggtttcttcagcagcgggtaacccgagcttgcttgaaggcagaaggaaagacaccggatttaagagaggaggtgataatatgggttactgcaggtttgattgtaggtaaaatgctctgcaggatgtcagagggaacaggatcaagaggacaggtcgtgggttttgagctgactagaagtttagagacttggtcctcacttagagagcggaaagagcagagtgaggcaccagtagctggtttggtaaggctgagttggtccggctcagtgaattggtcaCTGATGgcagcgaccttttcagtgaagtaggaagcaaacatttctgcagtcagcacagtgggaggctgagcaggtggtggagatagaagagagttaaacaccatgaacatgtcgtgtgttgggagcattgcggatcttgttctgataaaaggttatcttggccgcctttgggctggatgtgaaagtttcaggtttttgaAGACAGAGAATTACGGCTAACTGCCTTTACCCCAATATGGTTAGTTGCCTTTAACGGCTAACCGTATCAGGCTAAAGGCAGCTAACCTTATCCAGATAAATGGTTAGCCGcatttacagtgtgtgcagaattattaggcaaatgagtattttgatcacatcatcctcatcatgttgttctactccaaccggtacaggattgaaagcctactaccaattaagcatatcaggtgatgtgcagctctgtaatgagaaggggtgtggtctaatgacatcaacaccctatatcaggtgtgcataattattaggcaacttccattcctttgacaaaatgggtcagaagagagatttgacggactctgaaaagtcaaaaatagtgagatgtcttgcagagggatgcagcacttttaaaattgccaagcttttgaggtgtgatcatcgaacaatcaagcgtttcattcaaaatagtgaacagggtcgcaagaagcgtgttgaaaaaacaaggcgcaaaataactgcccatgaactgaggaaaatcaagcgtgaagctgccaagatgccattggccaccagttttgccatatttcagagctgcaacatcactggagtgccaagaagcacaaggtgtgcaatactcagggacatggccaaggtaaggaaggctgaaaaacgaccaccactgaacaagacacacaagataaaacgtcaagactgggccaagaaatatcataagactgatttttctaaggttttatggactgatgaaatgagagtgagtcttgatg
The Melanotaenia boesemani isolate fMelBoe1 chromosome 4, fMelBoe1.pri, whole genome shotgun sequence genome window above contains:
- the gemin6 gene encoding gem-associated protein 6 isoform X2; the encoded protein is MQRGWLQSGPLLWLCDVGKQVKVKAGKDEELRGWLLTVDPVSSSLVLVTFKEEGATVRVVMGHAVEEVTILQEADQKTAAQLRIFFPPPTSPHLDQEELRRRRGAVRWWLEKNRVPVVEEGDELRVAGVLILTAPYGPEDCRSSNQIILDRIQRLIRIQPDTPETDPDPAGYSRD
- the gemin6 gene encoding gem-associated protein 6 isoform X1; this encodes MQRGWLQSGPLLWLCDVGKQVKVKAGKDEELRGWLLTVDPVSSSLVLVTFKEEGATVRVVMGHAVEEVTILQEADQKTAAQLRIFFPPPTSPHLDQEELRRRRGAVRWWLEKNRVPVVEEGDELRVAGVLILTAPYGPEDCRSSNQIILDRIQRLIRIQPDTPETDPDPAGYSRDRSGSGYLDLSFQLK